Proteins from a genomic interval of Ferviditalea candida:
- a CDS encoding MarR family winged helix-turn-helix transcriptional regulator: MDTEDIKLKIAELDNLFATIAVNNRWPAVDSLSKQQIMLMKTLYSNGKITMSELAKHLNLTKGATTIAIDRLVAAKMVNRTRDEADRRIVWIELSGKGSEIISKVKQKRDQLLSDMFSNLTTAEIEQFISLLRKMMENLKPR; the protein is encoded by the coding sequence ATGGACACCGAAGATATTAAACTCAAAATTGCCGAGTTGGATAATCTGTTTGCGACCATTGCCGTGAACAACAGATGGCCGGCGGTTGACAGTTTGTCTAAGCAGCAGATCATGCTAATGAAAACCTTGTATTCGAACGGCAAAATCACCATGAGCGAATTGGCTAAACATCTGAATTTGACCAAGGGGGCCACAACAATTGCAATAGACCGGCTTGTCGCCGCCAAGATGGTCAACCGGACGCGGGACGAGGCGGACCGGCGAATCGTCTGGATCGAGCTGTCCGGTAAAGGGAGCGAGATTATCTCGAAGGTCAAGCAAAAGCGGGATCAGCTGTTGAGCGACATGTTCAGCAATCTGACCACAGCTGAAATCGAACAATTTATTTCACTGCTTCGCAAAATGATGGAAAACTTAAAACCGCGTTGA
- a CDS encoding efflux RND transporter periplasmic adaptor subunit — protein sequence MKKRKIMIAVLLLIVIIGGLGGGYYYIQESKYISTDDAKIDGDLRAIGSLAAGTLIQWNAQEGDSFRKGDVLGVVQTSANSTLDIIAPDDGTIVSTNAVKDQTVSPGAALAMTVDLNKLYVTANIQETDLNNVRVGNKVSISVDAFPGIVFTGRVDTIGLATNSELSLLPASNSSSNYTKIIQRVPVKIVLDNYQDERLIPGLNATVKISKS from the coding sequence ATGAAAAAAAGAAAAATCATGATCGCCGTACTCCTGTTGATTGTAATCATTGGAGGCTTGGGTGGTGGATATTACTACATTCAAGAAAGCAAGTACATAAGCACGGATGACGCCAAAATTGACGGAGACCTGCGTGCGATCGGATCCTTGGCGGCCGGAACGCTGATCCAATGGAATGCGCAGGAAGGCGATTCTTTCCGTAAGGGCGATGTACTGGGAGTCGTTCAGACCTCTGCAAACTCAACGCTGGATATCATTGCTCCGGATGACGGCACCATTGTTTCAACGAACGCGGTCAAAGACCAAACGGTTTCTCCAGGCGCGGCTTTGGCGATGACCGTGGATTTGAACAAGCTTTATGTTACGGCGAATATTCAGGAGACCGATTTAAATAATGTTCGTGTCGGCAACAAAGTATCCATCAGTGTCGACGCATTCCCTGGGATCGTATTTACCGGAAGAGTGGATACGATCGGTCTGGCGACCAATTCCGAATTGTCGCTTCTGCCCGCATCCAATTCAAGCAGCAATTATACTAAGATCATTCAGCGCGTTCCGGTGAAAATCGTTTTG